From a single Candoia aspera isolate rCanAsp1 chromosome 2, rCanAsp1.hap2, whole genome shotgun sequence genomic region:
- the LOC134490096 gene encoding olfactory receptor 13H1-like, whose translation MGKWENATMVTEFVLVGLSKSLKVRAGLFVLFLVIYLNAVAGNALILVLIIVDSHLHTPMYFFLSNLSFIDISYVTTSVPQMLVHCFMDRPTILLGRCFAQTSIGSLLAVTESILLAVMAYDRFVAICYPLRYNLIMTRNVCIQLAVSLWVSAFLLTIVPFFSMKATLCGQNVVNHFKCELQAVLKLACSDTHASGISMIITSVITLAFPFFFILVTYGRIGLTVLRIQSAQGRSKALSTCGSHLTVVSIYYGTILAMYLRPQAKTFSDREKVVAVFYGAVIPMLNPMIYSLRNRDVKGALCRLAGKKTEE comes from the coding sequence atgggaaaatgggaaaatgcAACCATGGTGACTGAATTCGTGCTTGTCGGGCTCTCTAAAAGCCTCAAAGTCCGTGCTGGTTTGTTTGTCCTCTTCCTGGTTATCTATCTCAATGCTGTAGCTGGCAATGCCCTCATATTGGTGCTGATTATAGTAGATTCTCACCTCCACAcacccatgtattttttccttaGCAATCTCTCCTTCATTGACATCAGCTATGTCACCACCTCTGTCCCACAGATGCTGGTCCACTGCTTCATGGACAGGCCTACTATCCTGCTGGGCAGATGTTTTGCCCAGACGAGCATTGGCAGCTTGTTAGCTGTGACTGAGTCCATTTTGCTAGCTGTGATGGCTTATGATCGTTTTGTGGCAATATGCTACCCTCTGCGCTACAACCTGATCATGACCCGCAATGTATGCATCCAGCTGGCTGTGAGCCTGTGGGTCAGTGCCTTCCTTTTGACTATTGTCCCCTTTTTCAGCATGAAGGCAACTCTCTGTGGGCAAAACGTGGTGAATCATTTCAAGTGTGAACTGCAGGCAGTGTTGAAATTGGCTTGCTCTGACACCCATGCCAGTGGAATTAGCATGATTATAACCAGTGTCATTACACTAGCGTTCCCCTTCTTCTTTATTTTGGTGACCTATGGCCGTATTGGACTCACTGTTTTGCGTATCCAGTCGGCACAAGGTCGGAGCAAAGCCTTGTCCACCTGTGGCTCTCACCTCACTGTAGTGAGCATTTATTATGGCACTATCTTGGCCATGTACTTGAGGCCTCAGGCCAAGACATTCTCGGACAGGGAAAAAGTAGTGGCGGTCTTTTATGGAGCTGTGATCCCCATGTTAAACCCCATGATTTATAGCCTGAGGAACAGGGATGTGAAGGGAGCGCTCTGCAGGCTGGCtgggaagaaaacagaagaataa
- the LOC134490094 gene encoding olfactory receptor 10K2-like, whose amino-acid sequence MEMHRQNNSMEDNFVILGFSTNGTLRFALFALFLLMHLITLSGHLTIVVLTLVDPALCIPMYFFLRNLSFIEVCYTLVIVPQMLANFLDKSRSVSLTACAAQMYFFIAFGGSECFLLALMAYDRYVAICNPLRYALIMNKNLCKQLLVIACISGFTISLGLTALIFSLPFCSSHNINHFFCDIPPVLFLACNNTHANEVAVFLVCTMILLIPFLLILISYMFIANSIIMIKCSEGRKKAFSTCAAHLIVAILHYGCAIFIYIRPKASYSLNQDKVVSLIYTNVTPMMYPMIYSLRNKEVKGAFRRLWERKFISVKK is encoded by the coding sequence ATGGAGATGCACAGACAGAACAACAGCATGGAAGATAATTTTGTGATCCTTGGATTCAGCACCAATGGAACTTTACGGTTTGCACTTTTCGCTTTGTTTCTTTTAATGCACCTCATTACGCTCTCAGGGCACCTGACCATTGTGGTCCTAACTTTAGTCGATCCTGCCCTCTGCATacccatgtatttcttcctgcGCAACCTGTCTTTTATTGAGGTCTGCTACACTCTGGTCATTGTGCCGCAAATGCTTGCCAACTTCTTGGACAAGAGCAGAAGTGTATCCTTGACTGCCTGTGCAGCACAAATGTACTTCTTCATTGCCTTTGGGGGCTCTGAATGCTTTCTATTGGCTTTGATGGCCTATGATAGATATGTGGCCATATGCAACCCACTGCGCTATGCTCTCATCATGAACAAGAATCTCTGCAAACAACTTTTGGTGATAGCCTGTATCAGTGGATTCACAATCTCACTGGGACTCACTGCTTTGATTTTCAGTCTTCCTTTTTGTAGCTCACATAATATTAATCACTTCTTCTGTGACATCCCACCAGTGCTGTTCCTGGCATGTAATAATACGCATGCCAATGAAGTGGCTGTGTTCCTTGTCTGCACAATGATTTTACTCATTCCATTCCTGCTCATTTTGATTTCCTACATGTTTATTGCCAATTCCATCATCATGATCAAGTGCTCTGAAGGCCGGAAAAAGGCCTTCTCCACCTGTGCTGCTCACCTGATTGTGGCCATCCTCCACTATGGCTGTGCCATCTTCATCTACATCCGTCCAAAGGCCAGCTATTCCCTGAATCAAGACAAAGTGGTCTCTTTGATCTATACTAATGTGACACCCATGATGTACCCCATGATTTACAGCCTCCGGAACAAGGAAGTCAAAGGTGCATTCAGGAGACTATGGGAAAGGAAATTTATTTCCGTGAAAAAATAA
- the LOC134490095 gene encoding olfactory receptor 10Q1-like, with protein sequence MALTEWDHSNATGDFIMLGFSNLPEYETLLFWIFLAMHLVTLSGHLTIVVVTLVDPTLSTPMYFFLRNLSSIEICYTLVIVPKMLTYFLANSRKVSLPECAVQMYFFIALGTSECFLLAVMAYDRYVAICNPLRYTIIMNRTLRLQLLVTICATGFVLSLALTALIFRLPFCGSHEINHFFCDIPPVLFLACSDTHTDEILVFVACLLALLVPFLLILASYVFITNAILRIQCSQGRKKAFSTCAAHLVVVILHYGCAIFIYIRPKASYSLEQDKVVSLIYTNVTPMLYPMIYSLRNKEVKVAFKRVMGRKISFQKNVNF encoded by the coding sequence ATGGCCTTGACTGAGTGGGATCATAGCAATGCCACTGGAGATTTCATCATGCTTGGCTTTTCAAATCTACCTGAGTATGAGACCCTTCTTTTCTGGATATTCCTGGCCATGCATCTGGTCACTCTGTCTGGGCACTTGACAATTGTGGTGGTTACTTTGGTTGATCCCACCTTATCTActcccatgtatttcttcctgcGCAACCTCTCCTCCATCGAGATCTGCTACACATTGGTCATTGTGCCCAAAATGCTGACTTATTTCCTAGCCAATAGCCGTAAAGTCTCGTTGCCTGAATGTGCAGTGCAGATGTATTTCTTCATTGCATTGGGCACTTCAGAGTGTTTCTTACTGGCTGTAATGGCTTATGATAGGTATGTGGCCATCTGCAACCCACTGCGCTACACCATTATCATGAACCGGACCCTGCGTCTGCAGCTGTTGGTTACAATCTGTGCTACCGGCTTTGTCCTGTCTCTTGCACTCACTGCACTGATCTTTCGGCTGCCCTTCTGTGGTTCCCATGAAATCAACCACTTTTTCTGTGACATCCCTCCAGTTCTGTTCCTAGCATGTAGTGATACCCACACTGATGAAATCTTGGTCTTTGTTGCATGCTTGTTGGCTCTTCTGGTTCCCTTCCTCTTGATTCTAGCTTCCTATGTGTTCATCACCAATGCTATTCTGAGGATCCAATGTtctcaaggaagaaaaaaggccTTCTCCACTTGTGCAGCTCATTTAGTGGTGGTCATCCTCCATTATGGCTGTGCCATTTTCATCTACATCCGACCAAAGGCCAGCTACTCCCTAGAGCAAGACAAAGTGGTCTCCTTGATCTACACCAATGTCACACCCATGTTGTATCCTATGATCTACAGCCTGAGGAACAAGGAAGTCAAGGTTGCTTTTAAGAGGGTCATGGGAAGAAAAATCTCTTTTCAGAAAAATGTGAATTTTTGA